One genomic segment of Brassica napus cultivar Da-Ae chromosome A3, Da-Ae, whole genome shotgun sequence includes these proteins:
- the LOC106376950 gene encoding subtilisin-like protease SBT3.13, with product MEKNTLHTYKLVLLFACSLVLFLNTELSFLASAKTLDNDSKVYIVYLGERVHDDPELVTASHHEMLESLLESKEDAYNSMIYIYQHGFSGFAALLTSTQANKISEHPEVIHVIPNRILKLQTTRTWDHLGLSQISTPFSSSSSTSVKGLLHDTNMGSEAIIGVIDSGIWPESKVFNDQGLGPIPKRWRGKCVSGEKFNATIHCNKKLIGAKYYVSGLLAEMGGKFNRTIIQDFKSSRDIIGHGTHTATMAGGSFVSNASYYGLAQGTVRGGAPKARIAAYKACWNGVEPAGGCTTADMWKAFDDAIHDGVDVLSVSIGGGIPEDSEVDKRSYIGAFHAVAKGIPVVAAAGNAGPGAQTIVNVAPWFLTVAATTLDRSFPTKITLGNNQTFFAESLYTGPEISTGLAFLDSSSHDNVDMKGKTVLVFDSTTPITLKGVAGVIFSQKPDDLLQRCHSFACIFADYELGTDILQYIRTTRSPTVRINSATTLTGLPATTKVAAFSCRGPNSVSPAILKPDIAAPGVSILAALSPFDSREHDGFGLDTGTSMSTPVVSGIIALLKSLHPNWSPAAVRSALVTTAWRTSPSGEPIFAEGSNKKLADPFDYGGGLVNPQRASKPGLVYDMGIQDYINYMCSAGYNDSSISGMVGKITKCPNPKPSILDMNLPSITIPNLEKEVTLTRTVTNVGPIKSVYKAVIKSPLGITLTVTPNTLVFSSAAKRVLTFKVKAKTSHKVNTGYFFGSLTWTDGVHDVKIPVSVQTKIMIKV from the exons ATGGAGAAGAACACTTTACACACTTACAAACTTGTGCTTCTGTTCGCATGTTCTTTGGTTCTATTTCTTAACACGGAGCTGAGTTTTCTTGCATCTGCAAAAACCCTAGACAATGATAGCAAG gTTTATATAGTTTACCTTGGCGAAAGAGTACACGATGATCCCGAACTCGTTACGGCTTCTCATCATGAAATGCTTGAATCACTTCTTGAGAG CAAAGAAGACGCATATAACTCAATGATCTACATCTATCAACATGGATTCTCCGGTTTCGCAGCACTTCTTACATCTACACAAGCAAATAAAATCTCAG AGCATCCAGAAGTAATCCATGTTATACCAAACCGGATTCTGAAACTGCAAACCACAAGAACTTGGGACCACCTTGGCCTCTCTCAAATTTCAACACctttttcttcctcttcatcaacATCTGTAAAAGGTCTTCTTCATGACACCAACATGGGCAGTGAAGCTATCATCGGCGTCATAGATAGTGGAATATGGCCAGAGTCAAAGGTATTCAACGATCAAGGCCTTGGACCAATACCTAAGCGTTGGAGAGGAAAATGTGTATCAGGAGAAAAGTTTAACGCCACAATTCATTGCAACAAAAAGCTAATAGGAGCTAAGTACTACGTAAGCGGCCTACTAGCCGAGATGGGAGGAAAATTCAACCGAACCATAATCCAAGATTTCAAATCCAGCAGAGATATAATCGGTCACGGCACGCATACAGCCACAATGGCCGGAGGCTCATTCGTCTCCAATGCAAGCTACTATGGTCTAGCCCAAG GCACGGTCCGAGGTGGTGCTCCTAAGGCCCGGATAGCCGCATACAAGGCGTGTTGGAACGGAGTAGAACCTGCTGGAGGGTGTACAACTGCTGATATGTGGAAGGCTTTTGATGATGCTATACATGATGGGGTTGATGTTTTGTCCGTTTCTATTGGCGGTGGTATTCCAGAGGATTCAGAGGTTGATAAGCGCAGCTATATCGGGGCTTTTCACGCGGTGGCTAAAGGGATTCCAGTTGTTGCTGCGGCAGGTAACGCTGGGCCTGGTGCTCAGACTATTGTCAATGTTGCTCCTTGGTTTTTGACCGTTGCTGCTACTACTCTCGACCGGTCTTTTCCTACCAAGATCACTCTTGGGAATAATCAAACCTTCTTT GCTGAATCTCTGTACACTGGACCGGAGATTTCAACCGGTTTAGCCTTCCTGGACTCAAGCAGTCATGATAATGTTGATATGAAGGGGAAAACAGTTCTTGTTTTCGATAGTACCACTCCAATTACATTGAAAGGTGTAGCAGGAGTCATCTTTTCCCAAAAGCCTGACGATCTACTTCAACGGTGCCATTCTTTTGCGTGCATTTTTGCAGATTACGAGCTTGGAACCGACATTTTACAATACATACGTACCACCAG ATCTCCTACGGTGAGAATAAACTCGGCTACGACATTAACAGGTTTGCCTGCAACAACAAAGGTTGCTGCATTCTCATGTAGAGGGCCAAACTCAGTTTCACCAGCCATTCTCAAG CCTGATATAGCAGCTCCTGGTGTGAGCATACTCGCGGCATTAAGTCCGTTTGATTCTAGAGAACATGATGGATTTGGACTAGATACAGGGACATCGATGTCGACTCCTGTTGTTTCTGGAATCATAGCTCTCCTCAAGTCTCTGCACCCTAACTGGTCTCCTGCTGCAGTTAGATCAGCTTTGGTCACAACAG CTTGGAGGACAAGTCCATCTGGAGAGCCCATTTTTGCTGAAGGATCAAACAAGAAGCTTGCAGATCCATTTGACTATGGAGGAGGTCTTGTAAACCCTCAAAGAGCTTCAAAACCAGGACTTGTCTACGATATGGGGATTCAAGATTACATCAACTATATGTGTTCTGCTGGTTACAACGATTCCTCAATTTCTGGAATGGTTGGTAAAATTACCAAGTGTCCAAATCCTAAGCCATCAATTCTTGATATGAACTTACCTTCAATCACAATTCCAAATCTTGAAAAAGAAGTCACACTCACAAGAACTGTGACCAATGTTGGACCCATCAAGTCAGTCTACAAAGCTGTGATTAAGTCTCCACTCGGCATAACTCTCACCGTCACACCGAACACACTCGTGTTTAGCTCTGCAGCTAAGAGAGTGCTCACTTTCAAGGTGAAGGCTAAAACGAGCCATAAAGTCAACACTGGTTACTTCTTTGGAAGCTTGACATGGACTGATGGTGTTCATGATGTTAAGATCCCTGTCTCTGTTCAGACAAAGATTATGATCAAGGTTTAG
- the LOC106376951 gene encoding RNA polymerase II C-terminal domain phosphatase-like 1, which translates to MYRVQVYHEDGRFGEMEIHPPPREPDDDVLRKKKQREVMEQVKIGIRVTRFSQPSERCPPLAVLTTVSSCGLCFKLEAPASSTVQEPLTLLHSSCLTDNKTAVMSLGEEELHLVAMYSENINNDRPCFWAFTVASGIYDSCLVMLNLRCLGIVFDLDETLVVANTTRTFDDKIEALQRRISNEMDPQRIAVMVAEMKRYQDDKVLLKQYVESDQVVENGEVIKVQSEIVPALSDNHQPLVRPLIRLPEKNIILTRINPMVRDTSVLVRMRPSWEELRSYLTAKGRKRFEVYVCTMAERDYALEMWRLLDPEGNLINANDLLSRIVCVKAGFKKSLFNVFLDATCHPKMALVIDDRLKVWDEKDQPRVYVVPAFAPYYSPQAEAAATPVLCVTRNVACGVRGGFFRDFDDSLLQRIAQISYENDVEDIPSPPDVSHYLVPEDDSSGVNGNKDPLVFDGMADAEVERRMKEAISGSSVVLPAANIDPRIAAPVQYPMASALSVPAPVPVPQPPQPSAMAFPSTQFQQPTSIAKHLVPSEPSLQSSPAREEGEVPESELDPDTRRRLLILQHGQDTRDAAPSEPPFPQRPPVQAPPPPHVQPRNGWFPVEEEIDPAPLRRTASKEYPLDSESLNRPRHQSFFPKIENSTQSDRLPHENRRLPKEPLRRDEQLRSNNNTPGSHPFYGEESSWNQSSSRNSDLDFIPGRSVSATENPAEVLHQIAVKCGSKVDYKPGLVATTDLRFSVEAWLSGEKIGEGIGKSRREALRKASEVSIQNLADIYLSRANGDPGSSHRDVSPFANGNIIMGNANALDKQPFARDETAMPVPSRPTDPRLEGSMRHTGSITALRELCASEGWEMSFQSQRPLHSDMVHRDELHAQVEIDGRVLGEGVGSTWDEARMQAAERALYSMRSMPPLHRRQGSPRSFGGMSNKRLKPNFQRMPSSGRYS; encoded by the exons ATGTATAGAGTACAAGTGTATCACGAAGATGGGAGGTTTGGGGAAATGGAGATTCACCCTCCTCCTAGGGAACCAGACGATGATGTActgaggaagaagaaacaaCGGGAAGTGATGGAGCAAGTCAAGATTGGAATCAGAGTTACCCGTTTCTCTCAGCCTAGCGAGAGGTGCCCTCCTCTTGCTGTGCTTACCACGGTTTCGTCTTGTGGCCTTTGTTTCAAGTTGGAAGCTCCAGCTTCTTCAACTGTTCAGGAGCCTCTCACTCTCCTCCACTCGTCTTGTCTGACGGACAACAAG ACTGCAGTAATGTCACTGGGTGAGGAAGAGCTTCATTTGGTTGCTATGTACTCTGAAAACATCAACAACGACCGTCCTTGTTTCTGGGCATTTACTGTCGCCTCTGGGATTTATGACTCATGCCTTGTCATGCTGAATCTTAGATGTCTGGGTATTGTCTTTGATCTCGATGAAACCCTTGTTGTGGCGAATACTACGCGGACGTTTGACGATAAGATTGAGGCGTTGCAGCGGAGGATAAGCAACGAGATGGACCCGCAGCGTATTGCAGTTATGGTGGCTGAGATGAAGCGTTATCAAGATGACAAAGTTCTGTTGAAGCAGTATGTTGAGAGTGATCAGGTTGTTGAGAACGGGGAGGTGATTAAGGTGCAATCTGAAATTGTTCCTGCCTTGTCTGACAATCATCAGCCTCTTGTTCGGCCCCTGATAAGGCTGCCTGAGAAAAATATTATCCTGACTCGCATTAATCCCATG GTACGTGATACAAGTGTTCTTGTGAGGATGAGGCCTTCATGGGAGGAACTTCGCAGCTATTTGACAGCAAAAGGGCGCAAGCGTTTTGAAGTATATGTTTGCACAATGGCTGAGAGAGATTACGCTTTGGAGATGTGGAGGCTCCTTGATCCAGAAGGGAATTTGATAAACGCAAATGACTTGCTGTCTCGCATTGTTTGTGTGAAAGCTG gttttaaaaaatcattgttCAATGTGTTTCTCGACGCAACATGCCATCCGAAGATGGCTCTGGTAATTGATGATCGGCTGAAAGTTTGGGATGAGAAGGATCAGCCGAGAGTGTATGTGGTCCCTGCTTTTGCTCCCTACTATTCTCCTCAAGCCGAA GCAGCTGCAACACCAGTACTGTGTGTTACCAGAAATGTTGCTTGCGGTGTCAGAGGTGGATTTTTCAG GGATTTTGATGATAGTCTGCTACAAAGGATTGCTCAAATATCTTACGAGAATGATGTTGAGGATATTCCTTCTCCGCCTGATGTCAGCCATTACCTGGTGCCAGAG GACGACTCCTCTGGTGTAAATGGGAACAAAGATCCACTTGTTTTTGACGGGATGGCTGATGCTGAAGTGGAGAGAAGAATGAAg GAGGCAATCTCTGGATCTTCAGTTGTCCTTCCAGCGGCAAATATAGATCCAAGGATAGCTGCTCCGGTTCAGTACCCCATGGCTTCTGCTCTTTCTGTTCCCGCTCCAGTTCCAGTACCACAACCACCACAACCATCAGCTATGGCTTTTCCAAGTACTCAGTTTCAACAACCGACATCAATAGCGAAACACTTGGTTCCTTCAGAACCAAGCTTGCAGAGTTCTCCTGCTAGAGAGGAAGGTGAGGTACCTGAATCAGAGTTAGATCCAGATACTAGGAGGAGGCTCCTCATATTGCAACATGGACAAGATACTAGAGATGCTGCTCCAAGTGAACCTCCGTTTCCTCAGAGACCTCCTGTTCAAGCTCCTCCGCCTCCACATGTGCAGCCACGAAATGGTTGGTTTCCTGTTGAGGAGGAGATTGACCCAGCTCCACTTCGTCGAACAGCCTCCAAAGAATATCCGTTGGATTCTGAAAGCTTGAACAGGCCACGTCATCAATCCTTTTTTCCTAAGATTGAGAACTCAACTCAATCTGACAGGTTGCCTCATGAGAATCGAAGGCTACCAAAGGAGCCGCTTCGGAGAGATGAACAATTACGGTCAAACAACAATACACCAGGGTCTCATCCTTTCTATG GGGAAGAGTCATCTTGGAATCAGTCTTCTTCTAGAAACAGTGATCTTGACTTCATACCtggacgaagtgtctcagcaaCAGAGAACCCAGCTGAAGTTCTACATCAGATTGCTGTTAAATGTGGATCCAAG GTGGACTACAAACCTGGTTTGGTTGCTACTACAGATTTGCGGTTCTCTGTTGAG GCTTGGTTATCTGGTGAAAAAATAGGAGAAGGGATTGGCAAATCGAGACGAGAAGCCCTGCGCAAGGCTTCTGAAGTTTCTATCCAGAACTTAGCTG ATATATATTTGTCTCGTGCAAATGGCGACCCAGGTTCGAGCCACAGGGATGTTAGCCCCTTCGCTAATGGCAATATAATTATGGGAAACGCAAACGCGCTTGATAAACAGCCATTTGCTAGAGATGAGACAGCGATGCCAGTTCCTTCTAGACCTACAGATCCAAGATTAGAAGGCTCCATGAGGCACACTGGCTCCATTACTGCGCTCAGGGAACTC TGTGCATCGGAGGGCTGGGAGATGTCTTTTCAGTCTCAGCGGCCACTTCATTCTGACATGGTCCACAGAGATGAACTGCATGCTCAG GttgagatagatgggcgtgttTTAGGGGAAGGAGTTGGATCGACATGGGACGAAGCTAGAATGCAG GCTGCTGAGAGAGCACTGTATAGTATGAGATCAATGCCTCCTTTGCATAGAAGACAAGGATCTCCACG ATCGTTCGGTGGGATGTCAAACAAGCGTCTAAAGCCAAACTTTCAACGGATGCCATCTTCAGGAAGATATTCTTAA
- the LOC106376952 gene encoding protein NRT1/ PTR FAMILY 7.2 has protein sequence MDQKVRHTEVCTQDGSVDRHGNPAIRAKTGKWLTAILILVNQGLATLAFFGVGVNLVLFLTRVMGQDNAEAANNVSKWTGTVYIFSLLGAFLSDSYWGRYKTCAIFQASFVAGLVMLSLSTGALLLEPSGCGVEESPCKPHSTVKTVIFYLSVYLIALGYGGYQPNIATFGSDQFDADDSVEGHSKIAFFSYFYLALNLGSLLSNTVLGYFEDQGAWPLGFWASAGSAFAGLVLFLAGTPKYRHFKPRESPWSRFCQVLVASTRKAKIDVNYDDMNLYDSETQRTGDKKILHTKGFRFLDRAAIVTPDDEAEKVESGSAYDPWRLCSVTQVEEVKCVLRLLPIWLCTILYSVVFTQMASLFVVQGAAMKTNIKDFRIPASSMSTFDILSVAFFIFAYRRFLDPLFARLNKTEPNKGLTELQRMGIGLVIAITAMISAGIVEIYRLKHKETASNSSSLSIFWQVPQYMMIGASEVFMYVGQLEFFNSQAPTGLKSFASALCMASISLGNYVSSLLVSIVMKISTRDDLPGWIPGNLNKGHLDRFYFLLAALTAADFLVYLVCAKWYKYIKSEASFSESIAEEEV, from the exons ATGGATCAGAAAGTAAGACATACTGAAGTTTGCACTCAAGATGGAAGCGTTGATCGTCATGGTAATCCAGCAATCCGAGCCAAAACCGGCAAATGGCTCACTGCTATTCTCATTCTTG TGAACCAAGGGCTAGCGACGCTTGCCTTCTTTGGTGTAGGAGTGAACTTGGTTCTGTTTCTGACAAGAGTGATGGGACAAGACAATGCAGAAGCTGCCAATAATGTCAGTAAATGGACAGGAACTGTTTATATCTTCTCTTTGCTTGGTGCTTTCCTCAGTGACTCTTATTGGGGACGTTACAAGACTTGTGCAATCTTTCAAGCAAGTTTCGTTGCA GGATTAGTCATGTTATCTTTATCTACTGGTGCGTTACTACTCGAACCAAGTGGTTGTGGTGTTGAAGAGTCTCCCTGTAAGCCACACTCCACGGTCAAGACGGTTATTTTCTACCTATCGGTGTATCTGATTGCGTTAGGGTATGGTGGTTATCAACCCAACATAGCTACCTTTGGATCTGATCAGTTTGATGCAGACGACTCTGTTGAAGGACACTCGAAAATCGCGTTCTTCAGTTACTTCTACTTGGCTCTGAACCTCGGATCGCTCCTTTCGAATACAGTCTTGGGTTACTTTGAGGATCAAGGGGCTTGGCCGCTAGGGTTTTGGGCGTCTGCAGGGTCTGCTTTTGCTGGTTTAGTACTTTTCTTGGCTGGCACGCCAAAGTACCGGCACTTTAAACCTAGAGAAAGCCCTTGGTCTAGATTCTGCCAAGTCTTGGTTGCTTCAACGAGAAAGGCCAAGATTGATGTGAACTATGATGATATGAATCTCTATGATTCAGAGACTCAACGAACCGGAGACAAGAAGATTCTTCATACCAAAGGCTTCAG ATTCTTGGATAGAGCTGCGATTGTCACACCTGATGATGAGGCTGAGAAGGTGGAGAGCGGATCAGCTTACGATCCTTGGAGGCTTTGCTCAGTGACTCAAGTTGAAGAAGTGAAGTGTGTGTTAAGACTCTTACCAATCTGGCTCTGCACCATTCTCTACTCAGTGGTCTTCACCCAAATGGCTTCACTGTTTGTTGTGCAAGGCGCAGcgatgaaaacaaacatcaaagACTTCAGGATTCCAGCTTCAAGCATGTCTACTTTCGACATCCTCAGCGTCGCCTTCTTCATCTTCGCTTACAGGCGGTTTCTCGACCCTCTCTTTGCAAGACTCAACAAAACTGAGCCCAACAAAGGCCTCACTGAGCTTCAGAGGATGGGGATAGGTCTCGTGATCGCGATAACAGCGATGATATCAGCAGGGATAGTGGAGATATACAGACTGAAACACAAGGAAACGGCTTCAAACTCGAGCTCATTGAGCATTTTCTGGCAAGTGCCTCAGTACATGATGATAGGTGCATCGGAAGTGTTCATGTACGTTGGCCAGCTTGAGTTCTTTAACAGCCAAGCTCCAACGGGACTGAAGAGCTTTGCAAGCGCGCTGTGTATGGCTTCGATTTCGCTTGGGAACTATGTAAGCAGTCTTCTAGTTTCCATTGTTATGAAGATCTCTACAAGAGATGATTTGCCTGGTTGGATCCCTGGGAATCTCAACAAAGGACACTTGGACAGATTCTACTTCCTTTTAGCTGCTCTAACCGCAGCTGACTTCTTGGTTTACCTGGTTTGTGCGAAGTggtataagtatataaagtCTGAAGCAAGTTTCTCTGAGTCCATTGCTGAAGAGGAAGTCTGA
- the LOC106423220 gene encoding uncharacterized protein LOC106423220, which produces MWKKILKTRAVAKGFHRVDIKNGEDTSSWNDHWCEMGRLIEVLGIGGRIDLGISANATVAEAIANHRRRYHRSNILNEVEEVMEKVKTENSQMEDIPLWRSKEGIYRRSFSSKNTWLEIRNNYATQEWSKEVWFKHATPKYAFHVWTVMRDRLSTCDRMLKWNQNINPTCVLCQRCVETRNHLFFSCSYSSKIWQKLVKGLLHLRYTEEWEAVVQAFCWIVERRE; this is translated from the coding sequence ATGTGGAAGAAAATACTCAAGACAAGAGCTGTTGCTAAAGGCTTTCATCGAGTTGATATCAAGAATGGAGAAGATACATCTTCCTGGAATGATCACTGGTGTGAAATGGGGAGATTGATTGAAGTGCTGGGCATAGGAGGCAGAATAGACCTGGGTATTTCTGCGAACGCAACAGTTGCTGAGGCTATTGCAAATCATAGACGAAGATATCATCGTTCTAATATCCTTAATGAAGTGGAAGAAGTAATGGAAAAggtgaaaactgaaaattcTCAGATGGAGGATATTCCTTTATGGAGAAGTAAAGAAGGGATATATAGAAGGAGCTTCTCTTCAAAGAACACTTGGCTTGAGATCAGGAATAATTATGCCACTCAAGAATGGAGTAAAGAAGTGTGGTTTAAGCATGCTACTCCTAAATATGCTTTTCATGTGTGGACAGTAATGAGAGATAGACTTTCCACATGTGATCGGATGCTTAAGTGGAACCAGAACATAAACCCTACATGTGTTCTGTGTCAGCGATGTGTGGAGACTCGCAACCACTTATTCTTCTCGTGCTCATACTCGAGCAAGATCTGGCAGAAACTGGTCAAGGGATTATTACATTTGAGATATACTGAAGAATGGGAAGCTGTAGTACAGGCCTTTTGCTGGATAGTAGAGAGGAGAGAGTAA
- the LOC106397648 gene encoding pentatricopeptide repeat-containing protein At4g21705, mitochondrial-like — MNILRRIPANLFTSRYYYTNRVKKTTLYSKISPLGNPKSSVYPELQNWVHSGNKVSVAELIRIVHDLRRRKRFLHALEVSKWMNETGVCIFSPTEHAVHLDLVGRVHGFVSAEAYFESLKEHHKNDKTHGALLNCYVRQQDVEKSLTHFEKMKELGYASSSLTYNNIMCLYTNIGQHEKVPRVLDEMKEENVAPDNYSFRICINAFGVMNDLEGIGEILRDMETVDWNTYAVAAKFYIDGGDCGKAVELLRMSEDRLESKDGEGYNHLITLYSKLGDKGEVLRLWELEKDACKRRINQDYLTVLQSLVKIDALEEAEEVVKEWESSSGNCYDFRVPSVVIRGYAGRGMEERAEAMLEDLGRRGKGTTPDSWGLVAAAYVEKGVLDNAYKCLKTALDVEVGKRKWRPGVKVVTSVLSWVGDEGSLREVESFVASLRNCMGVNREMYHALVKADIREGGSSVDTLLQRMKEDKIETDEETMAILRARSPC, encoded by the exons ATGAACATACTCCGACGAATCCCGGCGAATCTGTTCACAAGCAGATACTACTACACAAACAGAGTAAAAAAGACGACCCTTTACTCCAAAATCAGTCCTTtaggaaacccaaaatcaagCGTCTACCCAGAGCTCCAGAACTGGGTCCACTCCGGTAACAAAGTCTCCGTCGCCGAGCTCATCCGCATCGTCCACGATCTCCGCAGACGCAAACGCTTCCTCCACGCCCTCGAG GTTTCGAAATGGATGAACGAGACAGGCGTATGCATCTTCTCCCCGACGGAACACGCCGTCCACCTCGACCTCGTAGGCAGAGTCCACGGCTTCGTCTCCGCGGAAGCCTACTTCGAAAGCCTCAAGGAGCATCACAAGAACGACAAGACTCACGGCGCGCTTCTCAACTGCTACGTCAGGCAGCAGGACGTGGAGAAGTCTCTGACGCATTTCGAGAAGATGAAGGAGTTGGGTTACGCTTCTTCCTCTCTCACTTACAACAACATCATGTGCCTCTACACTAACATCGGTCAGCACGAGAAGGTTCCTCGCGTGTTGGATGAGATGAAGGAGGAGAATGTCGCTCCTGATAATTATAGTTTTAGGATTTGTATTAATGCTTTTGGTGTTATGAATGATCTTGAGGGGATTGGTGAGATCTTACGGGATATGGAGACAGTGGACTGGAACACTTACGCCGTTGCTGCGAAGTTTTATATCGACGGTGGGGACTGTGGTAAGGCCGTTGAGCTTTTGAGAATGTCTGAGGATAGATTGGAGAGTAAAGATGGTGAAGGGTATAATCATCTTATAACGCTTTATTCTAAGTTAGGTGATAAGGGAGAGGTGTTGAGGCTATGGGAGTTGGAGAAGGACGCGTGTAAGAGACGGATCAATCAGGACTATCTTACCGTGTTGCAGTCGCttgtgaagattgatgcgttggAAGAAGCTGAGGAAGTGGTTAAAGAATGGGAATCATCGTCAGGGAACTGTTACGATTTTCGAGTTCCGAGTGTCGTGATTCGTGGTTACGCTGGGAGAGGTATGGAGGAGAGAGCAGAAGCGATGCTTGAAGATTTGGGGAGGAGAGGGAAAGGTACTACACCTGATTCTTGGGGGCTTGTGGCTGCTGCTTATGTTGAAAAAGGTGTTTTGGATAATGCTTACAAGTGTTTGAAAACGGCTTTAGATGTAGAAGTGGGGAAGAGGAAGTGGAGACCTGGGGTGAAGGTGGTGACAAGTGTTTTGAGTTGGGTTGGGGATGAAGGGAGCTTGAGGGAAGTAGAAAGCTTTGTTGCGTCTCTTAGGAACTGTATGGGGGTGAACAGGGAGATGTATCATGCTCTTGTCAAGGCTGATATAAGAGAAGGCGGAAGCAGCGTTGACACCTTGTTGCAACGTATGAAAGAGGACAAGATTGAAACCGATGAAGAAACAATGGCTATTCTCAGAGCAAGAAGTCCCTGCTGA